AAATCAATTTTTTTTACCGTTTTTCGTTCATTTATGACCCTTATTATTTTTAGAATTTTGACAGTAAATTTACCGCTTAAGTTCTTACTCATCTATAAGCAGATTTTGCATTTTATTTAGTTGCATATAAATCATTTGTGAAAATGTTTCACGTGAAGCATTTTAGCTTAAAAATTAAACCAACCATAGCTTTCGTATCTACATTTTGAATTGTTTTGTACAAATCCTTGCATTTTTTTTATTTTCTTTGGCGTTATGATTTTTAAATTGAATTGCTTTTATAGCAACGTTTCACGTGAAACATATTTAACTTATGCTATTTAGTAACATATTTTCAAAATGTATTGGATTTATTGCTTTCGTACTATAATGTTTCACGTGAAACATATAGTGTCTCGAAAGAAAGGGATTACATCATAAATATTACTATTTTGGCCTCTATTAATCATTTTAATCAGCATAATTCATGTTATATTTCTTAAATTGAAGATTATCATCTTTAAAAATATCTTTATAACTTCATTTTACCCTTTGATAGAGTTTCTATAAGTATTTTAGAACTATTTAGGGTTTAGAAAATAATACCTTACTTACTTTTAAGATCACTAAGGAACAAAATAACACTATCAGATGAGGTAACACTAGGAAATGCCTGGCTTTCATAGGACCAAGAGTCTTGAGCTTGATCTACCTCCTCCTTCCACCGTCTCCCTTTATGAAAAATACCAATGGAGGCCTCTGAAGCCATATGAGTAGCCATTATGGAGCATAAGCTTACAAAATCAGTCATAGCCCGCGAAACAAAGACGTCATAAGTGCAAGATATATCTTCAACCCTTTGATTTAAGACAATTATATCAGTCCCAGTTTGCCTGGCAACTTCATCTAAAAAAACGCATTTCTTATGATTGCTTTCGCATAAAGTAACATTTTTATATCCACAGATAGCAAGGACCATACCCGGAAAACCAGCGCCAGAGCCAATATCAAGAATTGTGTTCGAAGAGTTATTAAACATAGTTTGATCATAAGGGGAGTCAAGCTTCATAGCCGACAGTAAATTGCCTTGATGGGAAATTAAAGATGCCCTGAATGCCTCATCTATTAAAGGAAGGATTTGTAAGGAGTCAAGAATATGACGAATCATGAAGCTACCGAGGGTATCTTGTTGAACAAGATTTGTTCGAGAATTCCACTCCCGCAATAGTCTTTCATATATCTCAAATCGACGATGTATTTCAGGCGATACAAGATGTTCTATTAATGGCAAAGTCATGGATAAATTATCTTAATACCTCACGTTTGCCAACATGGTTGGCCTGGCTTACAACACCATTCTTTTCCATCTGTTCAATAATGCCGGCGGCCTTATTATAACCAATCTGGAGGTGACGCTGAATGAAACTTGTCGAAGCTTTACCTTCTCGAACAACAAGATCAACGGCTTGAGTATAAAGTGTATCGACGGCTCTCCCCCCATCCTCATCAAAATTGATAAACTCACCTTCATCGTCGGTCACACTTTCAATGTAGACAGGCTCAGCTTGAGATTTTAAGAAAGCGACGATACGCTCCACCTCCTCGTCCTTTACAAACGGGCCGTGGACGCGGGTAATACGACCACCACCGGCCATATAAAGCATATCCCCCTGACCCAAGAGCTGCTCTGCCCCTTGCTCTCCCAAAATTGTACGGCTATCAATCTTAGAGGTGACCTGAAAACTAATACGGGTCGGGAAGTTCGCCTTAATCGTCCCCGTAATAACATCAACAGATGGCCTTTGGGTTGCCATGATCAAATGGATGCCGGCCGCGCGCGCCATTTGGGCGAGACGTTGGACGGCGGCTTCAATCTCTTTACCTGCAACCATCATGAGGTCCGCCATTTCATCAACAACAACGACAATATAAGGCAGGGTCTCAAGATCAAGCGGTTGATTCTCGAAGATTGGCTTACCAGAATCAGGATCAAACCCTGTTTGGACACGACGGACAAGCATTTCTCCCGTTTGTCGAGCTTCCTTGACACGCACATTATATCCATCGATATTACGAACGCCCAATTTAGACATTGCGCGATACCGATTCTCCATCTCGCGGACTGCCCACTTTAAAGCAACGATGGCCTTCTTGGGATCCGTAACAACAGGTGAAAGTAAATGGGGAATTCCATCATAAACAGACAGCTCAAGCATTTTCGGGTCAATCATAATGAATTTACATTGATCCGGTGACAGGCGGAAGAGAAGGGACAGAATCATCGTATTTACGGCAACGGATTTCCCTGAGCCTGTGGTTCCCGCAACCAAAAGATGAGGCATACGGGTCAAATCAGCAATGACAGGTTGCCCGCCAATATCCTTACCCAAAATCAACGCCAGGTGTGTCGTCGTCTTCTCGTAAGCATCTGTTTGAAGAAGCTCACGCAAATAAACAGTCTCCCTTGTCGCATTTGGCAATTCAATACCAATGACATTGCGTCCTGGGATAACCGCGATACGAGCGGACAAAGCGCTCATGGACCGCGCGATATCATCCGCAAGCCCAATGACTCGAGAAGTCTTAATTCCTGCGGCTGGTTTAAATTCATACATTGTTACAACAGGGCCGGGGCGAACGGTGACAACTTCTCCCCGAACTCCAAATTCCTCCAACACAGTCTTCAAATGATAGGCTGACTCTTCTAGGATTTTTGGATCAATGGCCTGGGTTGTCTTTCGCAACAAAGGATCAAGCAGATCGCAGGAAGGTAATTCATAATCTTCCCACCCTATGGAACCTGCATCAGTCGTCGAATCATAAGAGTATAATGTCTTGGTCGGACTCTTCTTTGAAATATAGGATGAAACTTCTTCAAGAACATCCCCGTCTTCTGAATCCTGCAAAGGAGCATCAGGCCAAATTATAGGTGTCTCTGATCGATCCGTTTCCATTGGGGGGGCAAAGATCTCTCTATCTTCTGGCATGATATTCAGGTCAGGAGAAACAATAACAGGTGACCTCCCCTCATTGGGGTCCATGTCCTTAGTAACTTTAAGAGCAAACGGGGATACTGGTTTCTTCTTGGACAAGACAAGCTTGTTGAATTCGTGATCAGAAAGGTCTTCGCGGCGCCGTCCCTTAAAGAGGCGACGGGTGAGAAGGTCATAAAACCAAAGGATAATTCTACCAAATACAAGGCCCATGCCCATAATGGCTCGTCCGACCTGTTTGAAAGAGAGGCCCAAGCTCAAGAGCAACAAGAAGAATGACGTAACTGAGAACACCAAGCCAACGGCAATGTAGGACGCCCAAGAGGAGCCAATAATGTGGTGAATTTGACTCAAAAAGATATCCCCGAGAGCGCCGCCTAAGCTGTTAGGAAGAAGCCAGGTTTTGGGCGGTGTGCATTGAGCCGCAACACAAGCACTCAAGAGAACAGCACACACCAAGGCAAAAATTCTAAATGTAGTCCATTTCAAGGGGAGCGAAATCAAGGACCGGATGCCCCACCCCAAAAGAGCAACGATAAAAAATACTGCAGATAGGCCGAATGTTTGGAGCAGGACGTCGGCCACAACAGCACCGGGAAAGGCCAAAATATTATTGGCCGGGCCCTCAATGGCTAAATTCCAAGACGGATCAGAAGAATGATAGGTTCCCAAAATAGCTGCCAACATAACGGCCAAAAAAATCGTAAACAAACCCATAAACTGACCAGCGCGCCGCCTCAAAAAAGCCGTCACTCCAGAAGGTAAAAAGGCATGCCTGCTATAAGAGCGGGAAGATAAAGCCATAAATCTAATCTACCTAAACTAAAAATTAACCGTTACGCTTGAAATCTTTAAAGTTTGAGAATTACCTAAAGAGCCCGTAAACATAACATCTACACGCTTCTGAATTTTTATACCATGATTTGAAAAATTGATGAAGGTGAATTCGGCAGAAAAAACATAATTGCTGGTGCCGCCGGAGAGAATCGAACTCTCGACCCCACCCTTACCAAGGGTGTGCTCTACCACTGAGCCACGGCGGCATGTCATGACCCAGAAACCATGACATAGGTATAGTCAGGATTCAAGATGAAATTAGAAAAACCAAGTTGATTTTGTTATCGAAATCCTCGAGTCTGTGCACATTTCTCTCAGTGTGAAGGGAAATACACCCTCAACCTAATGATTTGCAATAGAGGAGCAATTGATATAATTAAATATGAAGATAGATTTCCTCAAAAAAGGCCAGAAATACATGACGACAAGCCAACAGAAGCCACCCCCCAAGACGAAAGGGGCTAAATCCGAACGACAAAAGCGCCTCAGTACTGCTTTACGGGAAAATTTACGCAAAAGAAAGGCTCAGAGCCAGGAGCGGGAAAAGTCGAAGGCTTCTGAGGTTTGAATAGCGTTTATAATCAGATAGTTACGTCATTGCGAGGAGCGGTGACGTAATGAGTCGGGTGAGGAGTGGTAATGATAGATAATTAATCATTATAGTCGAATCCTTGCGCATCTATCCGTCCCCCCTTTCAAAAAAACACCTCCAAAAAAGTCTAAAAGTCGTGTACGTTTATTTACAAAGCCCGTTTTCTAGATAAAGGTGATCAATACATGTCCATTTTGCCCGACCGTTGGATTCGTGAACAAGCGCTGAAGCACAAAATGATTGAACCCTTTGTGGACAATCAAGTTCGCGAAGCTGAAAGTCATGAAGATGTTTTGAAAGTGGTTAATGCCTCACAACTTTCGCGTGTGCAGAGTTCACCCCAAAAGGCCAATAGTGTTATCTCGTATGGCGTCTCCTCTTATGGATACGATGCCCGCGTGGCAGATGAATTTAAGATCTTCACAAACGTGGATAGTGCCATTGTAGACCCGAAAGCCTTTTCGCCGTCCAGTTTTGTGGATCGTAAAACCGATGTGTGTATAATTCCCCCTAACAGCTTTGCCCTTGCCCGCACCGTCGAGTATTTCCGTGTGCCTCGCGATGTATTGGTTATTTGCCTTGGCAAGTCCACTTACGCCCGCTGTGGAATTATCGTAAATGTCACGCCCTTAGAGCCCGAGTGGGAAGGCCACGTCACCTTAGAGTTTTCTAATACAACGCCGCTTCCGGCCAAAATTTATGCCAATGAAGGCGCTTGCCAATTCCTCTTTTTAAAGGCGGATACAGTTTGCGACGTCTCTTACCGCGACCGCCTGGGCAAATATATGGGGCAAGTAGGCGTCACCTTACCACGCCTCTAATCCCTCATCGACAATGACAAGTAATTGAAAGGACAGATAAAAGACCATGCAGCAGATTAAAATCAAAGGGGGTATTCCCCTGAAAGGGGAAATTTCCATCAGTGGCGCTAAAAATGCGGCGCTCCCCCTCATGACCGCTGCTCTCTTGACCGATGAGCCCTTGACCTTAACGAATATGCCCGATTTGGCCGATATCACTTCGATGCTGGCGCTTCTGGATCAGCACGGCGTTCAAGTGAGCTCTGATTTAGAGAATAAGACCCTGACGCTGACCGCAAACACAATTCACAACACAACCGCGCCTTATGACATTGTGCGTAAAATGCGTGCCTCCATATTGGTTTTAGGGCCTCTTTTGGCCCGGTGTGGCCAAGCTCAAGTCTCTTTGCCAGGTGGCTGTGCCATTGGTGTTCGACCCATTGACATCCATTTGAGTGGCTTGCAGGATTTAGGTGCCGAGATCGATTTGCTGGACGGCTATATTCATGCAAAAGCCCCGAAGGGCCTCATCGGGACCACCATTACCATGCCCATCATTTCTGTGACCGCTACGGAAAATCTCATGATGGCCGCCACTCTTGCAAAAGGAGAGACGCGCCTTATTAATGCGGCACGTGAACCTGAGATTATTGACTTGGCCAATTGCTTGAACGCCATGGGTGCCGACATTTCGGGCGCAGGCACGGATACAATTATCATTCAAGGCATAAAAACCCTTCACGGGGCAACTCACCGGGTGATCCCTGATCGTATTGAAACAGGGACTTATGCGATGGCAGCCGCCATCACGAAGGGGTCTATTCATTTGAAGAATAC
The sequence above is a segment of the Alphaproteobacteria bacterium genome. Coding sequences within it:
- the dcd gene encoding dCTP deaminase; the protein is MSILPDRWIREQALKHKMIEPFVDNQVREAESHEDVLKVVNASQLSRVQSSPQKANSVISYGVSSYGYDARVADEFKIFTNVDSAIVDPKAFSPSSFVDRKTDVCIIPPNSFALARTVEYFRVPRDVLVICLGKSTYARCGIIVNVTPLEPEWEGHVTLEFSNTTPLPAKIYANEGACQFLFLKADTVCDVSYRDRLGKYMGQVGVTLPRL
- a CDS encoding 16S rRNA (guanine(527)-N(7))-methyltransferase RsmG, whose product is MTLPLIEHLVSPEIHRRFEIYERLLREWNSRTNLVQQDTLGSFMIRHILDSLQILPLIDEAFRASLISHQGNLLSAMKLDSPYDQTMFNNSSNTILDIGSGAGFPGMVLAICGYKNVTLCESNHKKCVFLDEVARQTGTDIIVLNQRVEDISCTYDVFVSRAMTDFVSLCSIMATHMASEASIGIFHKGRRWKEEVDQAQDSWSYESQAFPSVTSSDSVILFLSDLKSK
- a CDS encoding DNA translocase FtsK 4TM domain-containing protein codes for the protein MALSSRSYSRHAFLPSGVTAFLRRRAGQFMGLFTIFLAVMLAAILGTYHSSDPSWNLAIEGPANNILAFPGAVVADVLLQTFGLSAVFFIVALLGWGIRSLISLPLKWTTFRIFALVCAVLLSACVAAQCTPPKTWLLPNSLGGALGDIFLSQIHHIIGSSWASYIAVGLVFSVTSFFLLLLSLGLSFKQVGRAIMGMGLVFGRIILWFYDLLTRRLFKGRRREDLSDHEFNKLVLSKKKPVSPFALKVTKDMDPNEGRSPVIVSPDLNIMPEDREIFAPPMETDRSETPIIWPDAPLQDSEDGDVLEEVSSYISKKSPTKTLYSYDSTTDAGSIGWEDYELPSCDLLDPLLRKTTQAIDPKILEESAYHLKTVLEEFGVRGEVVTVRPGPVVTMYEFKPAAGIKTSRVIGLADDIARSMSALSARIAVIPGRNVIGIELPNATRETVYLRELLQTDAYEKTTTHLALILGKDIGGQPVIADLTRMPHLLVAGTTGSGKSVAVNTMILSLLFRLSPDQCKFIMIDPKMLELSVYDGIPHLLSPVVTDPKKAIVALKWAVREMENRYRAMSKLGVRNIDGYNVRVKEARQTGEMLVRRVQTGFDPDSGKPIFENQPLDLETLPYIVVVVDEMADLMMVAGKEIEAAVQRLAQMARAAGIHLIMATQRPSVDVITGTIKANFPTRISFQVTSKIDSRTILGEQGAEQLLGQGDMLYMAGGGRITRVHGPFVKDEEVERIVAFLKSQAEPVYIESVTDDEGEFINFDEDGGRAVDTLYTQAVDLVVREGKASTSFIQRHLQIGYNKAAGIIEQMEKNGVVSQANHVGKREVLR
- the murA gene encoding UDP-N-acetylglucosamine 1-carboxyvinyltransferase, which produces MQQIKIKGGIPLKGEISISGAKNAALPLMTAALLTDEPLTLTNMPDLADITSMLALLDQHGVQVSSDLENKTLTLTANTIHNTTAPYDIVRKMRASILVLGPLLARCGQAQVSLPGGCAIGVRPIDIHLSGLQDLGAEIDLLDGYIHAKAPKGLIGTTITMPIISVTATENLMMAATLAKGETRLINAAREPEIIDLANCLNAMGADISGAGTDTIIIQGIKTLHGATHRVIPDRIETGTYAMAAAITKGSIHLKNTSLDLIPSASALLQKAGITLTPTDQGFQVNASSGDIQGVDVMTEPYPGFATDLQAQMMALMSICNGASMVTETIWENRFMHVPELCRMGANITVHSSSALVRGVPNLRGAPVMATDLRASVCLVLAGLAAEGETLISRVYHLDRGYERVEDKLGRCGAHIERIAE